One Rosa chinensis cultivar Old Blush chromosome 5, RchiOBHm-V2, whole genome shotgun sequence genomic region harbors:
- the LOC112167397 gene encoding palmitoyl-monogalactosyldiacylglycerol delta-7 desaturase, chloroplastic, translating into MGGLQVSIVMTPFVQLWGRPWNLLDILTAATVLALHSLCLFAPFHFTWAAFWVATALIFVTGLGVTLGFHRLLAHKSLRLPKWVEYLFVYFGVLALQGSPIEWVSTHRYHHQFTDTERDPHSPLKGFWFSHMGWILDSTSRFRKYGGLKNVEDMKKQWFYRFLHRTFLVHIFVFGALLYALGGLPFFIWGMGVRMVYVFHTTLLVNSAGHIWGKQVWNTGDLSKNNWLLGWIALGEGWHNNHHAFEYSARQGLEWWQVDLTWYVIRALQAIGLATDVKVPTESQMGRKALKKY; encoded by the exons ATGGGGGGACTTCAGGTGAGTATTGTGATGACTCCCTTTGTACAACTGTGGGGGAGACCATGGAATTTGCTAGACATACTCACAGCAGCTACAGTTTTAGCCCTCCACAGCCTCTGTTTGTTTGCTCCGTTTCATTTCACCTGGGCTGCATTTTGGGTGGCCACCGCACTCATTTTTGTCACCGGTTTGGGAGTCACTCTGGGTTTCCATAGACTCCTTGCGCACAAGAGTTTGCGGCTTCCCAAATGGGTCGAGTACTTGTTTGTCTATTTCGGGGTTCTCGCACTTCAG GGAAGTCCGATAGAATGGGTGAGTACACACCGATACCATCACCAGTTTACAGACACAGAGAGAGACCCTCACAGCCCCTTGAAGGGTTTCTGGTTTAGTCACATGGGTTGGATCCTTGATAGCACTTCTCGGTTTCGAAAA TATGGAGGACTGAAGAACGTTGAGGATATGAAAAAGCAGTGGTTCTACAGATTTCTTCATCGTACATTCCTTGTACACATATTTGTTTTTGGAGCTTTGCTCTATGCCCTAGGTGGACTACCCTTCTTTATCTGGGGAATG GGAGTGAGGATGGTATATGTTTTCCACACCACTTTGCTAGTAAACTCGGCCGGACACATCTGGGGAAAACAAGTATGGAACACCGGCGACCTGTCAAAAAACAATTG GTTGTTGGGATGGATTGCACTTGGAGAAGGGTGGCACAACAACCATCATGCATTTGAATACTCAGCTCGACAAGGTCTGGAATGGTGGCAAGTCGACTTGACTTGGTATGTAATCAGAGCTCTTCAAGCAATTGGGTTGGCAACTGACGTCAAAGTTCCCACTGAATCTCAGATGGGTCGCAAAGCCCTCAAGAAATATTGA
- the LOC112203982 gene encoding uncharacterized protein LOC112203982: protein MDKLWMHADRRSQTFELGVEEMLMFALENGCDHGEKSESEWHFETVEKEQNDIGIGGSDDEEFSEDSNEFLRFVEDGDKPLYPGCTRFTKLNGLVKTYNLKAKHGLSDACYSDMLILIGILLPEGNEVPGSFYEAKKTLCALGMDYQKIHACPNDCILYRDNHMDAVSEDVSVDTTAKALTWHADERVKDDKMRHSADSPSWKLVDDKWPAFRSEPRNLRLALSSDGFNPHSSLSSRYSCWPIILVSYNLPPWLCMKRKYMMLTLLISGPKQPGNDIDVYLQPLIDDLKILWDGVEEVYDCYRKEYFKLRAVLFWTINDFPTYGNLSGNIMKGYNACPICLEHTKPHRLGHGKKMSYQRHRRFLPHHHPYRRQATTFDNTEEVDPAPVPLSGEDVLKRVEGLTRPFGKNHTHPPYKGVEDQNRPCWKKKSFFFQLEY, encoded by the exons ATGGATAAATTatggatgcatgctgatagaaGATCACAAACCTTTGAGCTAGGTGTTGAAGAAATGCTTATGTTTGCATTAGAGAATGGTTGTGAT CATGgggaaaaatcagaaagtgaATGGCATTTTGAAACTGTAGAGAAGGAACAGAATGACATAGGTATAGGGGGGTCTGATGATGAAGAGTTTTCAGAAGACTCTAATGAGTTTTTAAGGTTTGTCGAAGATGGCGATAAACCTCTTTACCCTGGTTGTACCCGTTTTACCAAGTTGAATGGACTTGTTAAAACTTATAatctgaaagcaaagcatgggtTGAGTGATGCTTGCTATTCAGACATGTTAATACTGATTGGAATCTTGCTTCCAGAAGGTAATGAAGTACCAGGTTCTTTTTATGAGGCCAAAAAGACGTTGTGTGCGTTAGGGATGGATTACCAAAAGATACATGCTTGCCCTAATGACTGCATATTATATAGGGATAATCATATGGATGCG GTTTCGGAAGATGTTTCAGTCGACACAACAGCTAAAGCTTTGACTTGGCATGCTGATGAGCGAGTGAAGGATGATAAAATGAGGCATTCAGCTGATTCCCCTAGTTGGAAGTTAGTGGATGATAAGTGGCCTGCTTTTAGGTCAGAGCCTAGGAATCTAAGGCTAGCGCTATCCTCTGACGGTTTCAATCCCCACAGTTCTCTTTCTAGTAGATACTCTTGCTGGCCTATCATATTAGTGAGCTACAATCTTCCTCCATGGCTTTGCATGAAGAGGAAGTATATGATGCTCACTTTGTTAATCTCGGGACCTAAACAACCTGGAAATGACATTGATGTCTACCTCCAGCCATTGATAGATGATTTGAAGATTTTGTGGGATGGGGTTGAAGAGGTATATGACTGTTATAGGAAAGAGTACTTTAAACTGAGAGCAGTACTCTTTTGGACGATCAATGACTTCCCTACTTATGGGAACCTGTCAGGCAACATTATGAAAGGATACAATGCGTGTCCTATTTGTCTTGAGCATACCAAACCTCATAGGCTGGGTCATGGTAAGAAGATGTCGTATCAGCGGCATCGAAGATTCTTACCACATCACCATCCTTATCGAAGACAGGCAACAACTTTTGATAACACTGAAGAAGTTGACCCCGCTCCTGTTCCATTAAGTGGAGAGGATGTGTTGAAAAGAGTAGAAGGTTTAACCAGACCTTTTGGTAAAAACCACACTCATCCTCCATATAAGGGTGTTGAAGATCAGAACAGACCTTGCTGGAagaagaaatcattttttttccaACTTGAGTACTAG